In the Arthrobacter sp. 31Y genome, one interval contains:
- a CDS encoding AlbA family DNA-binding domain-containing protein translates to MVLSIETSRALRSPDQVLSLVQAVYHAASEDESRSIEWKSGYADLTSTEASFAIARAILGLANRPAAVAAAAFEGVGYVLVGVEPSALNGQRVPDSAELLNAIHRYTGHGWPHWDPRTITFHGKTVLVVTVEPPRAGDRIAMLQKSFQGAKGGMIPEGTIFVRRSGATERASRLELDMLQDRLLSGSEAEGAAARESQRRSELRGIIGDLVQAGKRWAETMEILVMSSSGNEWKSRDWVEWVDTDSGRDMTQNARILDRNIRTLRLHTDEELLIQPALEVQRRIQGGKAFSAVSSTGDVGRDARIAAYRELNMINRNLTELESAAIELLAGSQK, encoded by the coding sequence GTGGTTCTTTCGATCGAAACCTCTCGCGCCCTGCGTAGCCCTGACCAAGTACTTTCGCTGGTTCAAGCTGTTTACCATGCTGCATCTGAAGACGAAAGCCGATCCATCGAATGGAAGTCCGGCTACGCAGATCTCACCAGCACAGAAGCATCGTTCGCGATTGCCCGGGCCATTCTCGGTTTGGCCAACCGCCCCGCTGCCGTAGCCGCAGCAGCATTCGAAGGTGTTGGTTACGTTCTCGTCGGAGTGGAACCATCGGCGCTGAACGGACAACGAGTTCCAGACAGTGCCGAACTATTGAATGCAATTCACCGATACACAGGTCACGGCTGGCCACACTGGGATCCTCGGACTATCACGTTCCACGGCAAAACTGTTCTTGTTGTAACAGTGGAACCTCCACGAGCTGGTGACCGGATCGCCATGCTGCAAAAGTCATTCCAAGGGGCTAAAGGCGGCATGATTCCAGAGGGAACGATTTTCGTTCGCCGCTCGGGAGCTACAGAGCGGGCCTCTCGTCTTGAACTGGACATGCTGCAGGACCGGTTGCTCAGCGGCTCTGAAGCAGAGGGCGCCGCGGCGCGCGAGTCCCAACGGAGGAGTGAACTGCGAGGCATCATCGGAGACTTGGTACAGGCCGGGAAACGATGGGCTGAAACGATGGAAATCCTTGTTATGTCCAGCAGCGGAAACGAATGGAAGTCCCGAGATTGGGTTGAATGGGTGGACACCGATAGTGGCCGCGATATGACTCAAAATGCGCGGATCCTGGACCGGAACATCAGGACGCTTCGACTCCACACGGATGAGGAGTTGCTCATCCAGCCTGCATTGGAAGTTCAGCGGAGAATTCAAGGTGGCAAGGCATTCAGCGCTGTTAGTTCCACAGGTGATGTCGGCCGGGACGCGCGGATTGCGGCTTATCGAGAACTGAACATGATCAACAGGAATCTTACGGAGCTGGAATCGGCCGCAATTGAATTGCTCGCGGGCTCGCAGAAATAG
- a CDS encoding SOS response-associated peptidase family protein, whose protein sequence is MCGRYVMSKATSDLLSHFEAKEVEGSPPGPSWNVAPTQNVPIVAERLPTPVEVSAVILRAGREDPMSALLQDAKRLLDKG, encoded by the coding sequence ATGTGCGGCAGGTACGTGATGTCCAAAGCAACAAGCGACCTCCTGAGCCACTTCGAGGCCAAGGAAGTGGAGGGCAGCCCTCCAGGGCCGAGCTGGAACGTCGCCCCGACCCAGAACGTGCCGATCGTGGCCGAACGCCTGCCGACGCCTGTCGAGGTGTCAGCGGTCATCCTCCGGGCGGGCCGTGAGGATCCTATGAGCGCTCTCCTGCAGGATGCCAAGCGACTCTTGGATAAGGGGTGA
- a CDS encoding LysR family transcriptional regulator, which translates to MIDARLITLRVFARCGTIGATAELTGYSPSAVSAQLRELQRMLGMQLLTKDGRGVRLTATGRFLVAGSDALIAEWESLRAAAMEAGDQVQSRFGLGGFSTAAAQLLAPLAATLRTTRPLLEVQVLEANPARCFDLLVAERIDLAVIVAMQSDAYVEDDPRFEQTVLLDDPLDVIIPATHRLASRETVTLEELASEPWITEASGSTYHALFTAAFTAVGVTPRIAHEAVEWETQIAFVGAGLGVGLLPRLAPLHSAENVVRLRITGKGKPARRIVAAVRRGSIASPLIQESLGILQESAHRILTARPEDDR; encoded by the coding sequence ATGATCGATGCGAGGCTCATCACACTCCGGGTGTTTGCCCGCTGCGGCACCATTGGCGCCACAGCGGAGCTCACCGGATACTCCCCTTCCGCCGTCTCCGCACAGCTGCGGGAGCTCCAACGCATGCTCGGAATGCAGCTGCTGACCAAGGACGGGCGGGGTGTGCGGCTGACGGCCACGGGCCGCTTTCTCGTGGCCGGCTCGGATGCCCTCATTGCCGAATGGGAGAGCCTGCGCGCAGCAGCCATGGAGGCCGGCGATCAGGTGCAGTCACGTTTCGGGCTGGGCGGATTCTCGACGGCGGCAGCCCAGTTGCTGGCGCCGCTGGCCGCCACCCTGCGCACCACGCGCCCCCTGCTGGAGGTGCAGGTACTCGAGGCCAACCCGGCCAGATGCTTTGACTTGTTGGTTGCAGAGCGGATTGACCTTGCGGTGATAGTTGCCATGCAGTCCGACGCCTACGTCGAGGACGATCCCCGCTTCGAACAAACGGTGCTGCTGGACGATCCCCTGGACGTGATCATTCCCGCCACCCACCGGCTGGCATCGCGGGAAACCGTGACGCTGGAAGAACTCGCATCGGAACCATGGATCACCGAAGCCTCAGGATCCACCTACCACGCGCTCTTCACAGCGGCCTTCACGGCTGTGGGGGTGACCCCGCGCATTGCCCACGAGGCCGTTGAATGGGAAACCCAAATCGCCTTTGTGGGTGCGGGGCTGGGCGTAGGCTTGCTGCCGCGGCTCGCGCCCCTGCATAGCGCCGAGAACGTGGTTCGGCTACGCATTACCGGCAAGGGGAAGCCCGCACGCCGCATCGTGGCAGCCGTGCGCAGGGGCAGCATCGCATCACCCCTTATCCAAGAGTCGCTTGGCATCCTGCAGGAGAGCGCTCATAGGATCCTCACGGCCCGCCCGGAGGATGACCGCTGA
- a CDS encoding aromatic ring-hydroxylating oxygenase subunit alpha: MSAPVLPLNSRGKLASTLPAEQLAEISALFEFRRKGFSLDAPFYTDATIFKIDMEAIFGQHWIFAGSVAELPEPGDYITVDYGPYSLIVLRNDDGGVNVLHNVCRHRGARVLTETAGSTGNLVCGYHSWTYSPEGNLIHASAPGETKFDKGCFGLKRAHSRVVAGLIFVCIADEPPADFDETSKIFEPYLAPHDLSKTKVAYQQNIIEEGNWKLVMENNRECYHCDGHPELACSLFPTWGLTEGLIPAHLEEVWDRNKEAQSSLEERCRRYGLPYEVVEELDTRIAGIRISRESLDGEGESFSADGRRLSKKLLGDLPDFRLGRCSMHLQPNSWFHFQSDHVITFGVFPVNEHQSLVRTTWLVADDAVEGVDYDLEKLTYTWKQTNLQDKAFVELCQTGAGSPAYEPGPYMKSEYQVEAFINWYVQRVQEHLA; encoded by the coding sequence ATGTCTGCTCCAGTCTTGCCCCTCAACTCACGCGGAAAACTCGCGTCAACTTTGCCTGCAGAGCAGCTGGCGGAGATCAGCGCGTTGTTCGAGTTCCGGCGCAAGGGATTCTCCCTCGATGCGCCTTTCTACACCGATGCCACGATCTTCAAGATCGACATGGAAGCCATTTTTGGCCAGCACTGGATTTTTGCCGGCAGCGTCGCCGAGCTGCCGGAGCCAGGCGATTACATCACGGTGGACTACGGTCCCTACTCCCTGATCGTGCTGCGCAATGACGACGGCGGCGTGAACGTCCTGCACAACGTCTGCCGCCACCGCGGCGCCCGCGTCCTGACCGAGACTGCCGGATCCACGGGAAACCTGGTGTGCGGCTATCACTCGTGGACGTACTCCCCGGAAGGCAACCTGATCCACGCCTCGGCGCCAGGGGAGACGAAGTTCGACAAAGGCTGCTTCGGCCTCAAGCGCGCCCACAGCCGTGTGGTGGCCGGACTCATCTTCGTGTGCATTGCCGACGAGCCCCCAGCCGACTTCGACGAAACCTCAAAGATCTTTGAGCCGTACCTCGCGCCCCACGATCTGTCGAAGACGAAAGTCGCCTATCAGCAGAACATCATTGAGGAGGGCAACTGGAAGCTCGTCATGGAGAACAACCGTGAGTGCTACCACTGCGACGGACACCCGGAGCTCGCCTGTTCCCTCTTCCCCACCTGGGGCCTGACGGAGGGCCTGATCCCCGCCCACCTCGAAGAAGTGTGGGACCGCAACAAGGAGGCACAATCCTCGCTCGAGGAGCGTTGCCGCCGTTATGGCCTTCCCTACGAAGTGGTGGAGGAGCTGGACACCCGCATCGCCGGAATCCGTATTTCACGCGAATCCCTCGACGGCGAGGGCGAATCGTTCTCGGCCGATGGACGCAGGCTCTCCAAGAAGCTGCTCGGTGACTTGCCGGACTTCCGCCTTGGCCGCTGCTCCATGCACCTGCAGCCCAACAGCTGGTTCCACTTCCAAAGCGACCACGTCATCACGTTCGGCGTCTTCCCCGTCAACGAGCACCAGTCCTTGGTCCGCACCACCTGGCTGGTAGCGGATGACGCCGTGGAAGGCGTGGACTACGACCTGGAGAAGCTCACCTACACCTGGAAGCAGACCAACCTGCAGGACAAGGCATTCGTGGAGCTGTGCCAGACCGGTGCCGGCAGCCCTGCCTACGAGCCCGGCCCGTACATGAAGAGCGAGTACCAGGTGGAGGCCTTTATCAACTGGTACGTCCAGCGTGTCCAGGAGCACTTGGCATGA
- a CDS encoding ferredoxin reductase, producing the protein MTELLTETLVQEPHRIRGLEMPWNRVMGSSEGPASAARALGPWHPQEFTAECVEIVAEVGGMMTFVFRRSDGAPLAFRAGQYVNVAFPVNGEDQDPADRSYSLSSAPTRPWTFDITVKRDPTGLVSPWVHQNIKPGTVLEMLGPVGAFHLPDVDRRARYLLLAAGAGITPIMSMVRTIHSLPGQADVVVLYHGAADEGFAFNKELAYIASVDSRIKVFYSLGNRAKPADWEGLSGRLTAAMLDEVAPDANGRQVYACGPEGYLNTATELLGKVGVDDTSIHMEFFTGDRQTILEYAAELAHAADIAEEIAEEIAESAEDYYESQPAAFGLYEPGYDAEGTLKATGLELESADPDPDAPEASDGGADAVAEVSTPDASSFETVGTGSLTLSFLRTGINVRVDPSEHILGPAQRAGVRIGANCKEGMCGSCKVVKLSGDIEMNHQGGIRAREIDAGKFLPCCSTAKTDMVIDA; encoded by the coding sequence ATGACCGAACTCCTCACTGAGACACTGGTCCAGGAGCCACATCGCATTCGCGGCCTTGAAATGCCGTGGAACAGGGTGATGGGAAGCAGCGAGGGACCCGCCAGCGCAGCCCGTGCGTTGGGTCCCTGGCATCCGCAGGAGTTCACGGCCGAATGCGTGGAGATTGTTGCCGAAGTGGGCGGCATGATGACCTTCGTGTTCCGTCGCTCCGATGGTGCACCCCTGGCGTTCCGAGCCGGCCAGTACGTGAACGTGGCCTTCCCTGTGAACGGGGAAGACCAGGATCCGGCGGATCGAAGCTACTCGCTGTCCAGCGCCCCCACCAGGCCGTGGACTTTCGACATCACTGTTAAACGCGATCCGACGGGCTTGGTTTCACCGTGGGTGCACCAGAACATCAAGCCCGGCACCGTCCTCGAAATGCTGGGGCCCGTGGGGGCCTTCCACCTGCCCGACGTCGACCGGCGGGCACGGTACCTCCTGCTGGCTGCCGGGGCCGGCATCACCCCCATCATGTCCATGGTTCGGACCATCCATTCCCTCCCTGGACAGGCCGATGTTGTGGTGCTTTATCACGGGGCGGCGGACGAGGGTTTTGCCTTTAACAAGGAGCTCGCCTACATCGCCTCGGTGGACTCGCGCATCAAGGTGTTCTACTCCCTGGGCAACCGAGCCAAACCCGCGGACTGGGAAGGGCTGAGTGGAAGGCTCACGGCGGCCATGCTGGATGAGGTGGCGCCGGATGCCAACGGACGGCAGGTCTATGCGTGTGGTCCCGAGGGCTACCTGAACACCGCCACTGAGCTCCTGGGGAAGGTGGGCGTGGACGACACCTCCATCCACATGGAGTTCTTCACCGGCGATCGCCAGACCATCCTTGAATACGCGGCGGAGCTTGCTCATGCGGCGGACATCGCGGAGGAGATCGCCGAGGAAATAGCGGAATCCGCCGAGGATTACTACGAAAGCCAGCCCGCGGCGTTTGGGCTCTACGAGCCAGGTTACGACGCCGAGGGAACCTTGAAGGCGACCGGCCTGGAGCTGGAATCCGCCGATCCGGACCCGGATGCGCCGGAAGCTTCCGACGGCGGTGCGGATGCAGTAGCGGAGGTCTCAACTCCCGATGCTTCGAGCTTCGAGACAGTGGGAACGGGAAGCCTCACCCTGTCCTTCCTGCGCACGGGCATCAATGTGCGCGTCGACCCGTCCGAGCACATCCTGGGCCCGGCCCAGCGTGCCGGCGTCAGGATCGGCGCCAACTGCAAAGAGGGCATGTGCGGCTCCTGCAAGGTGGTCAAACTGTCCGGCGACATTGAGATGAACCATCAAGGTGGCATCCGTGCACGTGAGATTGACGCAGGAAAGTTCCTTCCCTGCTGCTCCACCGCAAAGACGGATATGGTGATCGACGCCTAG
- a CDS encoding amylo-alpha-1,6-glucosidase, giving the protein MVGWNADTAAGPLGSGTVTLVEGSSFCISSANGDIHPGLPHGVFHLDTRILSRWELTINGQMIEPLAAETREPYRALFAGRVPRSDGYADSPLLVERLREVGTGILEEITVRNYSKRPAECRILLTAESDFADLFEVKDARITREWAETRVPEGDSLVIRGKWEGIRKSVVIRAEGAGAGAKALGFTATIPPSGSWSTRVSVMPSDGTVPTLGGSRKPFDHPSRGELSPSDRRREEWVAKIPRLQVGNRSIERTLRRSYEDLGALRIQDPDHPSRVVVAAGAPWFMTLFGRDSLWASEMALPVDPSLALGTLRTLADRQGTVVDTTSEEEPGKILHEVRLDVSSSLALGGKSAYYGSVDATPLFVTVLGSVSRWGFAKDVISELLPNADRALDWIRDYGDRDGDGFVEYGRPNEHGLINQGWKDSWDGINFADGTIAEPPLALCEVQAYVHGAYMARAWMAYDDGQLTLAAELRERADRLKKKFNEQFWLPDKGYYAVALDKDKRPVDACASNMGHCLWFGLIDEDKAPLVVERLMSPEMFSGWGVRTLASDMGAYNPASYHNGSVWPHDNALIAAGLLRYGFVEEAQRIATALFEAAEFSGGRLPELFCGFDREQFREPVPYPTACSPQAWAATTPIQLITGLMRYDAHISLGGVWLDPVLPESFGDLHISNAPMGSGRITIDVVGSSSQVQGLPEGLALHRAQRPWITELVEKAELKRPDPGL; this is encoded by the coding sequence GTGGTTGGATGGAATGCTGACACGGCAGCGGGTCCGCTGGGCTCTGGAACGGTCACCTTGGTGGAAGGCTCCTCTTTCTGTATTTCCTCTGCCAACGGGGATATTCACCCCGGCCTCCCCCACGGCGTCTTCCATCTGGACACTCGAATCCTCTCCAGATGGGAACTGACCATCAACGGCCAGATGATCGAACCGTTGGCAGCTGAAACCCGGGAACCCTACCGCGCCCTCTTTGCGGGCCGAGTACCCCGTTCGGATGGGTACGCGGACAGCCCGTTGCTGGTGGAACGGCTGCGGGAAGTCGGGACGGGAATCTTGGAGGAGATCACGGTCCGGAACTACTCCAAGCGGCCCGCGGAGTGCAGGATACTGCTGACTGCCGAGTCGGATTTCGCAGACCTCTTTGAAGTCAAAGATGCGCGCATCACCCGTGAGTGGGCGGAAACCCGCGTCCCGGAGGGCGATTCCTTGGTGATCCGGGGCAAGTGGGAGGGTATCCGGAAGAGCGTGGTCATCCGGGCCGAGGGCGCGGGCGCAGGGGCCAAGGCGTTGGGGTTCACTGCCACCATTCCACCTTCGGGTAGCTGGAGTACCCGGGTGAGCGTCATGCCCAGTGACGGCACGGTCCCCACCCTAGGCGGTTCAAGGAAGCCTTTCGACCATCCGTCCCGCGGCGAGTTGTCTCCCAGCGATCGTCGCCGGGAGGAATGGGTGGCCAAGATCCCCCGCCTGCAGGTGGGAAATCGCTCCATCGAACGCACTCTGAGGCGCAGCTATGAGGACCTGGGCGCCTTGAGAATCCAGGACCCGGACCACCCCAGCAGGGTGGTTGTCGCCGCCGGAGCGCCGTGGTTCATGACCCTTTTTGGCCGCGACTCCTTATGGGCGTCGGAGATGGCCTTGCCCGTTGACCCGTCCTTGGCGCTGGGAACCCTCCGCACGCTGGCTGATCGTCAGGGAACGGTAGTGGACACCACCAGCGAGGAAGAACCGGGCAAGATTTTGCATGAAGTCCGGCTGGACGTTTCCAGCAGCCTGGCCCTGGGTGGCAAATCCGCCTACTACGGCAGCGTGGACGCCACTCCCCTTTTTGTCACTGTCCTCGGGTCAGTCAGCCGCTGGGGCTTCGCCAAGGATGTGATCTCTGAACTCCTCCCCAACGCGGACCGCGCGCTCGACTGGATCCGGGACTACGGCGACAGGGACGGCGACGGCTTTGTGGAGTACGGGCGTCCCAACGAGCACGGTCTCATCAACCAAGGCTGGAAGGACTCCTGGGACGGTATCAACTTTGCCGATGGCACTATCGCCGAGCCGCCGTTGGCGCTCTGCGAAGTCCAGGCGTACGTGCATGGCGCCTACATGGCGCGCGCGTGGATGGCGTACGACGACGGCCAGCTCACCTTGGCAGCTGAGCTCCGGGAACGCGCGGATCGCCTGAAAAAGAAGTTCAACGAGCAGTTTTGGCTGCCGGACAAGGGCTACTACGCGGTGGCCTTGGATAAAGACAAGCGCCCCGTGGACGCCTGCGCTTCAAACATGGGGCACTGCCTTTGGTTCGGCCTGATTGATGAAGACAAGGCCCCGCTTGTGGTGGAGCGGCTGATGTCTCCGGAAATGTTCAGCGGTTGGGGCGTCCGCACACTGGCCAGCGATATGGGCGCCTACAACCCGGCCAGCTATCACAATGGATCCGTCTGGCCACATGACAACGCCCTCATAGCGGCCGGTCTTCTCCGTTACGGATTCGTGGAGGAAGCGCAGCGTATTGCCACTGCCCTCTTTGAAGCTGCCGAGTTTTCCGGCGGCAGGCTCCCCGAGCTCTTCTGCGGTTTTGACCGCGAACAGTTCAGGGAGCCGGTGCCGTATCCCACAGCGTGTTCCCCGCAGGCATGGGCTGCCACCACTCCCATCCAGCTGATCACCGGGCTCATGCGCTACGACGCCCACATTTCCTTGGGCGGCGTCTGGCTGGATCCGGTGTTGCCGGAGTCTTTCGGTGACCTGCACATCAGCAATGCGCCCATGGGAAGCGGGCGCATCACCATCGACGTCGTTGGTTCTTCATCTCAGGTCCAAGGGCTTCCGGAAGGCCTCGCGCTCCACCGTGCGCAACGGCCGTGGATCACAGAGCTCGTGGAAAAGGCAGAGCTGAAGCGGCCCGATCCTGGCCTCTAG
- a CDS encoding cryptochrome/photolyase family protein has protein sequence MKPSIVWFRDDLRVADNPALRAAVDDGAAVALYVLDEESPGIRPHGGAARWWLHHSLTRLREDLDKLGVPLLLRRGPAADVVQKTTTAIGAGGLYWNRRYGSAERTVDAGIKAWAGEAGLHVSSFQASLLHEPWEVTTKTGGQYKVFTPFWRTVSAQDFREPLAVPEAGHGFTGKLPVYDSLESWHLLPTKPNWSGGLDEMWTPGSAAGHQRLADFAADGLSNYSEGRNRPDTDGSSCLSPYLRWGELSPFEVWHALGSKRSESASIYASELGWREFCWHQYFHNPELATANLRPEFDRFPWAWPGSDGGAGDNGKHPGHESAAEEFRAWQQGRTGFPMVDAGQRQLWHTGWMHNRVRMVAASFLVKNLGIHWQLGEQWFWDTLVDADPASNPANWQWVAGSGADASPFFRIFNPEAQRVKFDPQGKYIAHWIPEFGTPEYAEEIVDLKTTRAEALEAYKEMREVH, from the coding sequence ATGAAGCCGTCCATCGTTTGGTTCCGCGACGATCTGCGGGTCGCCGATAACCCGGCCCTGCGTGCCGCCGTCGACGACGGCGCGGCCGTTGCCCTGTACGTCCTTGACGAAGAATCGCCGGGCATCCGCCCCCACGGTGGCGCCGCGCGGTGGTGGCTCCACCACTCGCTGACCCGCCTCCGCGAAGACCTGGACAAGCTCGGTGTTCCGTTACTTCTCCGCCGCGGGCCGGCAGCTGACGTCGTCCAGAAGACCACGACGGCGATTGGCGCCGGAGGGCTGTACTGGAACCGGCGGTACGGTTCCGCTGAGCGAACGGTCGACGCCGGCATCAAGGCTTGGGCGGGCGAGGCCGGACTTCATGTCTCGAGTTTTCAGGCCTCCCTCCTCCATGAGCCGTGGGAAGTCACCACCAAAACGGGCGGCCAATACAAGGTCTTTACCCCTTTCTGGCGGACAGTTTCTGCGCAGGACTTCCGCGAGCCGCTGGCCGTACCGGAAGCCGGCCACGGATTCACCGGAAAGCTGCCCGTGTATGACTCCCTGGAATCGTGGCATCTCCTGCCCACTAAGCCGAACTGGTCCGGGGGGCTGGACGAGATGTGGACGCCGGGTTCTGCCGCAGGGCACCAGCGTCTGGCCGACTTCGCAGCGGACGGCCTATCCAACTACAGCGAGGGCCGGAACCGACCGGATACGGATGGAAGCAGCTGCCTCTCGCCCTACCTTCGCTGGGGCGAGCTCAGCCCGTTCGAGGTTTGGCACGCCTTGGGTTCCAAGCGGTCTGAGAGCGCTTCGATTTACGCTTCTGAGTTGGGCTGGCGTGAATTCTGCTGGCATCAGTACTTCCACAACCCGGAGCTGGCAACGGCCAACCTTCGCCCTGAGTTCGATCGCTTCCCGTGGGCGTGGCCAGGTAGTGACGGCGGCGCCGGCGACAACGGCAAGCATCCCGGCCACGAGTCAGCGGCTGAGGAGTTCCGGGCCTGGCAGCAGGGCCGTACCGGGTTCCCCATGGTGGACGCGGGGCAGCGGCAGCTGTGGCACACGGGCTGGATGCATAACCGCGTCCGCATGGTTGCCGCGAGTTTCCTGGTGAAAAACCTCGGCATCCATTGGCAGTTGGGGGAGCAGTGGTTCTGGGACACCCTGGTGGATGCCGATCCTGCATCGAACCCGGCCAACTGGCAATGGGTAGCCGGCTCCGGGGCGGATGCATCGCCGTTCTTCAGGATCTTCAATCCGGAGGCTCAGCGCGTTAAGTTCGATCCTCAGGGGAAGTACATCGCCCACTGGATTCCCGAGTTCGGGACGCCGGAGTACGCGGAGGAAATCGTGGACCTCAAGACCACCAGGGCGGAAGCGCTGGAAGCGTATAAGGAGATGAGGGAGGTCCACTAG
- a CDS encoding CoA-acylating methylmalonate-semialdehyde dehydrogenase: MVRELSHYVDGQRIDGTSGRFSDVYDPCTGEVQARLPLASADEVRNAVANAEKGQLEWAAMNPQRRGRILLKFVDLVNQNMDELAKLLSSEHGKTFADAKGDIQRGIEVVEFSAGAPHLLKGEFSDNAGQGIDVHSLRQPLGVVAGITPFNFPAMIPLWKSGPALAAGNAFILKPSERDPSVPLRLAELYSEAGVPNGVFNVINGDKEAVDALLEDPRVKAIGFVGSTPIAQYIYATAAAHGKRAQCFGGAKNHMVIMPDADLDMAADALMGAGYGSAGERCMAISVAVPVGQETADALVAKLTERIKDLKVGHSLDKDSDFGPVVAASAKERIEGYIQSGVDEGATLVTDGRGLTVDGYDGGFWVGPTLFDNVTKDMKIYKEEIFGPVLSVLRAADYDEALRLCSEHEFGNGVAIFTRDGDSARDFASRVEVGMVGINVPIPVPIAYYTFGGWKASGFGDLNQHGADAFRFYTKTKTVTSRWPSGIRQGASFVMPAGS; encoded by the coding sequence ATGGTGCGCGAGCTTTCCCACTACGTAGACGGCCAGAGAATCGACGGCACATCCGGTCGGTTCAGTGATGTCTACGACCCCTGCACCGGCGAAGTCCAGGCGCGGCTTCCGCTGGCCAGCGCGGACGAGGTTCGCAACGCCGTCGCAAATGCCGAAAAGGGTCAGCTCGAATGGGCGGCAATGAACCCGCAACGCCGGGGACGCATCCTCCTGAAGTTCGTGGACCTGGTCAACCAGAACATGGATGAGCTCGCCAAGCTCCTGTCCTCCGAACACGGCAAGACCTTCGCGGACGCCAAAGGTGATATCCAGCGCGGCATCGAGGTGGTCGAGTTCTCGGCCGGGGCGCCGCACCTGCTCAAGGGCGAATTCTCGGACAACGCCGGCCAGGGGATCGATGTCCATTCGCTCCGCCAGCCGCTGGGCGTCGTCGCAGGCATCACCCCCTTCAACTTCCCGGCCATGATCCCGCTGTGGAAGTCCGGCCCTGCGCTCGCGGCTGGCAACGCCTTCATCCTCAAGCCTTCCGAGCGGGACCCTTCAGTTCCGCTGCGCCTGGCAGAGCTGTACAGCGAGGCCGGCGTGCCGAACGGCGTCTTCAATGTGATCAACGGGGACAAGGAAGCCGTGGACGCGCTTCTTGAGGATCCGCGGGTTAAGGCCATCGGCTTTGTGGGATCCACGCCGATTGCCCAGTACATCTACGCCACCGCGGCAGCCCACGGCAAGCGCGCGCAATGCTTCGGCGGCGCGAAGAACCACATGGTGATCATGCCCGACGCCGATCTGGACATGGCAGCCGACGCCCTGATGGGTGCCGGGTACGGTTCCGCCGGCGAACGCTGCATGGCGATCTCCGTAGCCGTGCCCGTCGGCCAGGAAACCGCTGACGCGCTGGTGGCCAAGCTGACCGAACGCATCAAGGACCTCAAGGTGGGCCACAGCCTTGATAAGGACTCGGACTTCGGCCCTGTTGTGGCTGCTTCTGCTAAGGAGAGGATCGAGGGTTACATCCAATCCGGCGTGGACGAGGGCGCAACGCTGGTCACCGATGGTCGTGGCCTCACCGTGGATGGATACGACGGCGGCTTCTGGGTGGGCCCCACCCTCTTCGACAACGTCACCAAGGACATGAAGATCTACAAGGAAGAGATCTTCGGTCCCGTCCTCAGCGTGCTGCGCGCGGCTGACTACGACGAAGCGCTCAGGCTCTGCAGTGAGCATGAGTTCGGCAACGGCGTCGCAATTTTCACCCGCGACGGCGACTCCGCCCGCGACTTTGCCAGCCGCGTGGAGGTAGGCATGGTGGGCATCAATGTGCCCATTCCCGTGCCCATCGCGTACTACACCTTCGGAGGCTGGAAGGCGTCCGGATTCGGAGACCTCAACCAGCACGGCGCCGACGCGTTCCGTTTCTACACCAAGACCAAGACCGTGACGTCGCGGTGGCCTTCCGGCATTCGCCAGGGCGCAAGTTTCGTGATGCCGGCAGGCAGCTGA